A single Nomascus leucogenys isolate Asia chromosome 14, Asia_NLE_v1, whole genome shotgun sequence DNA region contains:
- the EGR4 gene encoding early growth response protein 4 isoform X1 encodes MLHLSEFSEPDALLVKSTEGCCAEPSAELPRLPARDVPAATGYPGAGDFLSWALNSCGASGDLTDSCFLEGPAPTPPPGLSYSGSFFIQAVPEHPHDPEALFNLMSGILGLAPFPGPEAAASRSPLDAPFPAGSDALLPGPPDLYSPDLGAAPFPEAFWEASPCAGAPSQCLYEPQLSPPDVKPGLRAPPASPALDAASAFKGPYAPWELLSVGAPGNCGSQGGYQAAPEARFPAIGTKIEDLLSISCPAELPAVPANRLYPSGAYDAFPLAPGDLGEGAEGLPGLLTPPSGEGGSSGDGGEFLASTQPQLSPLGLRSAAAADFPKPLVADIPGSSGVAAPPVPPPPPTPFPQAKARRKGRRGGKCSTRCFCPRPHAKAFACPVESCVRSFARSDELNRHLRIHTGHKPFQCRICLRNFSRSDHLTTHVRTHTGEKPFACDVCGRRFARSDEKKRHSKVHLKQKARAEERLKGLGFYSLGLSFASL; translated from the exons ATGCTCCACCTTAGCGAGTTTTCCGAACCCGACGCGCTCCTCGTCAAGTCCACTGAAGGCTGTTGCGCCGAACCCAGCGCTGAATTGCCCCGGCTGCCTGCCAGGGACGTTCCCGCGGCCACCGGCTACCCTGGAG CAGGCGACTTCTTGAGCTGGGCTTTGAACAGCTGCGGCGCAAGTGGGGACTTAACCGACTCCTGCTTCCTGGAGGGGCCTGCGCCCACACCCCCTCCCGGCCTCAGCTACAGCGGTAGCTTCTTCATTCAGGCAGTGCCCGAACACCCGCACGACCCGGAGGCACTCTTCAACCTCATGTCGGGCATCTTAGGCCTGGCACCCTTCCCCGGTCCAGAGGCAGCAGCGTCCAGATCCCCGCTGGATGCCCCTTTTCCTGCAGGGTCCGATGCCTTGCTGCCGGGTCCGCCGGACCTTTACTCCCCGGATCTGGGCGCTGCCCCTTTCCCAGAGGCGTTCTGGGAGGCCTCGCCTTGTGCGGGTGCCCCCTCGCAGTGCCTGTATGAGCCTCAGCTCTCCCCGCCCGACGTCAAGCCCGGCCTCCGGGCGCCTCCCGCCTCGCCAGCGCTGGACGCTGCCTCTGCCTTCAAGGGTCCCTACGCGCCCTGGGAGCTGCTTTCTGTGGGGGCCCCAGGGAACTGTGGGTCACAGGGAGGCTACCAGGCCGCCCCGGAGGCTCGTTTTCCCGCAATAGGGACCAAGATTGAGGACTTGCTGTCCATCAGCTGCCCTGCGGAACTGCCGGCCGTCCCAGCCAACAGACTCTACCCCAGCGGGGCCTACGACGCTTTCCCGCTGGCCCCGGGTGACTTAGGGGAGGGGGCTGAGGGCCTCCCTGGGCTCCTGACCCCTCctagtggggagggagggagtagCGGCGACGGCGGAGAGTTTCTGGCCAGTACGCAGCCTCAGCTTTCCCCGCTGGGCCTTCGCAGCGCCGCCGCGGCGGACTTCCCTAAACCTCTGGTGGCGGACATCCCTGGAAGCAGTGGCGTGGCTGCACCGCCCGTGCCGCCACCGCCGCCCACCCCTTTCCCCCAGGCCAAGGCGAGACGCAAGGGGCGCCGCGGCGGCAAATGCAGCACGCGCTGCTTCTGCCCGCGGCCGCACGCCAAGGCCTTCGCTTGCCCGGTGGAGAGTTGTGTGCGGAGCTTTGCGCGCTCCGACGAGCTCAATCGCCACCTGCGCATCCACACGGGCCACAAACCCTTTCAGTGCCGCATCTGCCTCCGCAACTTCAGCCGCAGCGACCACCTCACCACGCACGTGCGCACTCACACCGGCGAGAAGCCCTTTGCTTGCGACGTGTGCGGCCGCCGCTTCGCGCGCAGCGATGAGAAGAAACGGCACAGCAAGGTGCACCTCAAGCAGAAGGCGCGCGCCGAGGAGCGGCTCAAGGGCCTGGGCTTTTACTCGCTGGGCCTCTCCTTCGCTTCTCTCTGA
- the EGR4 gene encoding early growth response protein 4 isoform X2 — protein sequence MLHLSEFSEPDALLVKSTEGCCAEPSAELPRLPARDVPAATGYPGGDFLSWALNSCGASGDLTDSCFLEGPAPTPPPGLSYSGSFFIQAVPEHPHDPEALFNLMSGILGLAPFPGPEAAASRSPLDAPFPAGSDALLPGPPDLYSPDLGAAPFPEAFWEASPCAGAPSQCLYEPQLSPPDVKPGLRAPPASPALDAASAFKGPYAPWELLSVGAPGNCGSQGGYQAAPEARFPAIGTKIEDLLSISCPAELPAVPANRLYPSGAYDAFPLAPGDLGEGAEGLPGLLTPPSGEGGSSGDGGEFLASTQPQLSPLGLRSAAAADFPKPLVADIPGSSGVAAPPVPPPPPTPFPQAKARRKGRRGGKCSTRCFCPRPHAKAFACPVESCVRSFARSDELNRHLRIHTGHKPFQCRICLRNFSRSDHLTTHVRTHTGEKPFACDVCGRRFARSDEKKRHSKVHLKQKARAEERLKGLGFYSLGLSFASL from the exons ATGCTCCACCTTAGCGAGTTTTCCGAACCCGACGCGCTCCTCGTCAAGTCCACTGAAGGCTGTTGCGCCGAACCCAGCGCTGAATTGCCCCGGCTGCCTGCCAGGGACGTTCCCGCGGCCACCGGCTACCCTGGAG GCGACTTCTTGAGCTGGGCTTTGAACAGCTGCGGCGCAAGTGGGGACTTAACCGACTCCTGCTTCCTGGAGGGGCCTGCGCCCACACCCCCTCCCGGCCTCAGCTACAGCGGTAGCTTCTTCATTCAGGCAGTGCCCGAACACCCGCACGACCCGGAGGCACTCTTCAACCTCATGTCGGGCATCTTAGGCCTGGCACCCTTCCCCGGTCCAGAGGCAGCAGCGTCCAGATCCCCGCTGGATGCCCCTTTTCCTGCAGGGTCCGATGCCTTGCTGCCGGGTCCGCCGGACCTTTACTCCCCGGATCTGGGCGCTGCCCCTTTCCCAGAGGCGTTCTGGGAGGCCTCGCCTTGTGCGGGTGCCCCCTCGCAGTGCCTGTATGAGCCTCAGCTCTCCCCGCCCGACGTCAAGCCCGGCCTCCGGGCGCCTCCCGCCTCGCCAGCGCTGGACGCTGCCTCTGCCTTCAAGGGTCCCTACGCGCCCTGGGAGCTGCTTTCTGTGGGGGCCCCAGGGAACTGTGGGTCACAGGGAGGCTACCAGGCCGCCCCGGAGGCTCGTTTTCCCGCAATAGGGACCAAGATTGAGGACTTGCTGTCCATCAGCTGCCCTGCGGAACTGCCGGCCGTCCCAGCCAACAGACTCTACCCCAGCGGGGCCTACGACGCTTTCCCGCTGGCCCCGGGTGACTTAGGGGAGGGGGCTGAGGGCCTCCCTGGGCTCCTGACCCCTCctagtggggagggagggagtagCGGCGACGGCGGAGAGTTTCTGGCCAGTACGCAGCCTCAGCTTTCCCCGCTGGGCCTTCGCAGCGCCGCCGCGGCGGACTTCCCTAAACCTCTGGTGGCGGACATCCCTGGAAGCAGTGGCGTGGCTGCACCGCCCGTGCCGCCACCGCCGCCCACCCCTTTCCCCCAGGCCAAGGCGAGACGCAAGGGGCGCCGCGGCGGCAAATGCAGCACGCGCTGCTTCTGCCCGCGGCCGCACGCCAAGGCCTTCGCTTGCCCGGTGGAGAGTTGTGTGCGGAGCTTTGCGCGCTCCGACGAGCTCAATCGCCACCTGCGCATCCACACGGGCCACAAACCCTTTCAGTGCCGCATCTGCCTCCGCAACTTCAGCCGCAGCGACCACCTCACCACGCACGTGCGCACTCACACCGGCGAGAAGCCCTTTGCTTGCGACGTGTGCGGCCGCCGCTTCGCGCGCAGCGATGAGAAGAAACGGCACAGCAAGGTGCACCTCAAGCAGAAGGCGCGCGCCGAGGAGCGGCTCAAGGGCCTGGGCTTTTACTCGCTGGGCCTCTCCTTCGCTTCTCTCTGA